One genomic region from Myripristis murdjan chromosome 7, fMyrMur1.1, whole genome shotgun sequence encodes:
- the LOC115362449 gene encoding tumor protein D54-like isoform X1: MNRQGFGGTSSMNFSTGATRNGGPHSDLTEEDLEDLRIELTKVEDEIQTLRQVLLAKEKYAMDIKRQLGLSPLSNIKQNLAKGWQEVQTSAPYLTASATLEDISNSNAYKRTQDTLSHAGQVTSAALSSMGVAITRRLADMRALPLPSPPRHTISVPAMRHSPTFKSFEEMVDNVKEKVTGSRSNEDSSSGFERRSARHKS; encoded by the exons ATGAACCGGCAAG GTTTTGGTGGGACCTCATCCATGAACTTCTCTACAGGAGCGACAAGAAACGGAGGCCCCCACTCAGATCTGACAGAGGAGGATCTGGAGGATCTAAGGATTGAGCTCACTAAG GTGGAGGATGAAATTCAGACTTTGCGTCAGGTGCTTTTGGCCAAAGAGAAGTATGCCATGGACATAAAGAGACAGCTGGGGTTGAGCCCGCTCAGTAACATCAAGCAGAACCTGGCCAAAGGCTGGCAAGAAGTCCAAACCTCAGCTCC ATATCTCACAGCTTCTGCAACTTTGGAGGACATCAGCAACTCCAATGC GTACAAGAGGACCCAGGACACGCTCTCTCATGCAGGACAGGTGACCTCTGCTGCGCTGTCCTCAATGGGTGTGGCCATCACCAGGCGGCTGGCAGACATGAG GGCTTTGCCTCTCCCAAGCCCACCACG CCACACCATAAGCGTTCCTGCGATGAG ACACTCCCCTACGTTCAAGTCTTTTGAGGAAATGGTTGACAATGTGAAG GAGAAGGTGACTGGCAGTCGATCAAATGAAGACAGCAGCTCTGGGTTTGAAAGAAGGTCCGCGCGCCACAAATCATGA
- the LOC115362449 gene encoding tumor protein D54-like isoform X2, translating into MNRQGFGGTSSMNFSTGATRNGGPHSDLTEEDLEDLRIELTKVEDEIQTLRQVLLAKEKYAMDIKRQLGLSPLSNIKQNLAKGWQEVQTSAPYLTASATLEDISNSNAYKRTQDTLSHAGQVTSAALSSMGVAITRRLADMRALPLPSPPRHTISVPAMSGHFSHFPVDTPLRSSLLRKWLTM; encoded by the exons ATGAACCGGCAAG GTTTTGGTGGGACCTCATCCATGAACTTCTCTACAGGAGCGACAAGAAACGGAGGCCCCCACTCAGATCTGACAGAGGAGGATCTGGAGGATCTAAGGATTGAGCTCACTAAG GTGGAGGATGAAATTCAGACTTTGCGTCAGGTGCTTTTGGCCAAAGAGAAGTATGCCATGGACATAAAGAGACAGCTGGGGTTGAGCCCGCTCAGTAACATCAAGCAGAACCTGGCCAAAGGCTGGCAAGAAGTCCAAACCTCAGCTCC ATATCTCACAGCTTCTGCAACTTTGGAGGACATCAGCAACTCCAATGC GTACAAGAGGACCCAGGACACGCTCTCTCATGCAGGACAGGTGACCTCTGCTGCGCTGTCCTCAATGGGTGTGGCCATCACCAGGCGGCTGGCAGACATGAG GGCTTTGCCTCTCCCAAGCCCACCACG CCACACCATAAGCGTTCCTGCGATGAG TGGGCACttttcacatttccctgtagACACTCCCCTACGTTCAAGTCTTTTGAGGAAATGGTTGACAATGTGA
- the LOC115362601 gene encoding pancreatic progenitor cell differentiation and proliferation factor B-like — translation MAAIPSSGSLIATHDYYRRRLGSTSSNSSCGSAEYTGEVIPHHPGLPRQDSGHWWASFFFGKQNLPGMQNGSESQKNGTYTVTNGQVTCIAREMVLSRQHSDNSEIGKFESGTPTNQ, via the exons ATGGCAGCAATTCCATCAAGTGGCTCCCTCATTGCCACCCATGATTACTACAGAA GGCGCCTTGGGTCCACCTCCAGCAACAGCTCCTGTGGCAGTGCTGAGTACACAGGAGAGGTCATTCCACACCACCCAG GACTTCCTCGGCAGGATTCTGGCCACTGGTGGGCTTCATTTTTCTTCGGAAAACAGAACCTGCCTGGCATGCAGAATGGATCCGAGTCTCAAAA GAACGGAACCTACACAGTGACCAATGGTCAGGTGACCTGCATCGCCAGGGAGATGGTTCTGAGCAGACAACACAGCGAcaactctgagataggaaagtTCGAGTCGGGGACCCCCACCAACCAGTAG